In Solidesulfovibrio carbinoliphilus subsp. oakridgensis, the sequence TCCAGGAGATGACGCTCACCTTCGTGCCGAAGATCCTGTCCATGTTCATCGCGCTTTTGATCGCCTTTCCCTGGATGATGGACAAGATGCTCAATTTCACGCGCGAACTCCTGATGAACATCCCGACCTACATCCGCTGACGCGGCTGCGGAGGGAGGAGGAAGATGCCTCCGGCGGCCAAAGGGGGGTCACCCCCCTTTGGAAACCCCGGGCGGGGCGGGCGGTGTGGCGTCAGGCGCACGCGGACAGGTGCCGGCGGGGGCGTGTCGGCTACGCCACCGGGGGGGTCCGGGGGGAATCATTCCCCCCGGCGGGTCCAGGGCAGCGCCCTGGCAGGGTCCGGGACAGCGTCCCGGCGGGGTTCGGGGCAAAGCCCCGATTATTCCTCGCCGAAGTAGTCTTGATGCCGCTTCGTAAAGGCCAAAGCGGCGGCAAAGGCGGCCGGCGAGTGGGGCTCGAAGGTGACGGTCGGGTGCAGGTTGCGGGCGGCGAGCAGCGCGAAGAGGGCCTCGAACGGGATCTCCCCCTGGCCGGGCCCCAGGTGTTGGTCAAAGGAACCGTCGTTGTCGTGCAGGTGCAGGTGCAGGAGAAACGGGGCCAGGGCGTCGATCCAGGCGGCCAGGTTGTCCCGGCTCTTGCCTTCGGCGAAGCTGTACCAGTGGCCGATGTCGAGACAGGCCCCGACCGAGGCCGCCTGCCCGGCCGGCAGCCGCTCCCGCAGGGCGGCGACGGCCCCGGACACGGTGGCCGGGTCGGTCTCGAAGGTGTTTTCCAGGCACAGCGGCGGATGCCCGGGCCAGACGGAAAGGACCGCGGCCCAGGTGTCGGCCGCCCGGGCGGCCCAGTCGGGAAAGGAGCGGATGTAGAGAAAGCGGTTGTAGGCGGCGTGGCCGACCAGCCGATCGGGCCGGTAGGCCTGGGCCGTGTCCATGGCGGCCTTGAGCCTGTCGCGGCTCGCTTCCCGGATGCGGGCGTCGGCGCTGCCGGGTTGCAGGTCGAAAAACGGCAGGTGGAGCGTGCGGGCCAGGCCGGCCTCGTCCAGGCGGCGGGCCAAGTCGGCGTGCCAGGCCGGCGTCTTGGCGTCCATGAGGACCGGATCGAGCCCCAGCTCCGGGGCCACGCCGCCGTCCAGGTGGCGGCTGACCAGGGCCGGGTCCCGGTCGGCCACTCGCAGGTTCAGATTGACGTAAAACCGGGGCATGGGCGTCGGCTAGTCCTTGGGCAGGGGATAGACCTGGCTGAAGACGGTCTTGCCGGACGGGTCCAGCACGGACAGCTTCAGGCCGTAGATGTCCCGGGCCTCGAATTTGGCCGGCAGGGGCAGGCTGGCCGCGATCTGCTTGAACCGCTGGATCTGAAACGTGAATTCGTCCTTTTCGGCCCTAAGCGGCACGAAGGTGGCGTCGTTGGCCACCAGCCCGGCCTCGACCCGGCCGACGAGATTGGTCTGGGGCGTGACGTTGCTGAGATCGAAATTGAGCTGGAGGCGCTTGTTCTCGATGCGCACGCGCAGGTTGTCGACGCCGGCCTGGTTGGCGTCGACCCGGGCGAGAAGCCTGCCCAGGTCCGGGCGCGGGGCTTCGCGTTCCTTGGCCTCGCCCTTGTCCCGGGGTTCCTCGGGCTTGCTCGGCTTCCACCAGCCCGGATCGGCGGCGTTATACGAGCCGATCAGCGTTTCAAGCTCGGTCACATCCCGGGTCCGCAGGACCTTTTCCACGTTTTCAAGGCGCATGAGCCGCTCGCCCGCAGCCTCGAGCTCGCCCTGCATGGCCAGGGCCCGTCTGGCCAGAACCACGTTGTCCTGGCGCAAATGGTAGGCCACGGCCACGGCCGCGCCGAGAAGCAGGAGAAGAAGCAGCGGCCCGAGCCACAAGGCCCGCATGAGGCCGGTCGAAATCCGCAGCCGCCGGACGCTGGCCGCGTCGCGCAGGATGAGGATGTCGACCTTGCCGCCGGCCGCCATTTACAGCCGGCTCCATTTTTCTTCGACAATGGCGAACCCGTTGCCGGCCGGCGCGAGATAGAGCGTTTTGACCCCCCGGTCCGACCCGCCGTCCCGGCTCTCGTAGTCCTGGACGCAGGTGACCACGAAGCCGTCCTTGCGGGGCTTGATCCTGACGTCGGACAGGGCCACCCGCTTGGGGGCCTTGTCCTTCCACAGGCCGGCCTTCTGGTCGCGGATGGCTTCCCGGCCGCGCTCGGTGCCCTGGACGGCCTTTTCGGCGTAAAATCCGGCGTAGTCGCCAAGCCGCCCGCTTTCCCAGGCGGTCCGCCAGGCCTCGACCAGAGCCGCGACCTCGGCCGTGCGGTCGGCCTTGGCCGGAGCCTTGGCGGCCGGGGCCGGAGCGGGTGTGGCGGTCGGAGCCTCGGCAGAAGCCGCCGCAGCCTGGACCGGCTGGGCAGCCGGGGATGGCGTCGTCGCGGGTGCAGCCGGGGCGGCAGCCAGGGCCTTGCTTTCCGGCTGGGCCGCGGGGACAGCCGGGGTCGCCGCTGCGCCGACCGGCGCGGACGGGGCCGAAGCGGCGGCAAGCCGGGCCTCGTCGGGCCGGTTCCGGGACCACCGTTCCTTGGCGATGAGCAGTTTCCGACCGGACGGCACCAGGGACAGGATCTTATACCCCTGGCTCGGCCGGCCGCCCTTGCCCTGGTAGTCCTCGGCGCAGACCACGGCGAAGCCGTCGCCGTCGGCCACGATGGACACGACCTCGATGCCGACGCGGCCGGGTTCGCGGCCGCGCCACACCCCCGCTTTCTGGCGGCGGATGGCGTCCTTGCCGCGCAGGTCGCCCTGGCGCGCGCCGTCGGCGTAATAGGCCATGTAGTCGTCGAGGCGGCCCTTTTCCCAGGCCGTCCGCCACCCTTCCATGAGGGCCGCGATCTCGGCCGCCCGCTCGGGCGCGACCGGAGCCGCCTTGGCCGACGCGGCTGGCGCGGCGGTCGCCGGCCCGGCCGCGACAACGGCGGGTTGCGCCGCCGGGGCCGGCGGCGGCGCGGGAGCCTGGACCGCCACGGCCGGAATCGGGGCAACCGGGGCTGCGGGCGCGGCCGGGGCCACGGCGACAGCGGCGACGACGGCGGGAACTGCGGGAACGGGCGGGGCCACGGCCAGGGCGGCCGGAACCGGCGGCGGGGGCGCCGGGGTCATGGCGTCCGTGGCAAAGGGCGACACCCCGGGCCGGACCGCGCCGGTCTGGGCCACTTCCAGGATGGCCTGGTCCTCGGGCGTCGGCTGGGGCTTGAGATGGAGCGTGTGGAACGCCTTCTGGGCCACCTTCTCCATGGCCGCCTGCTGGGCGCTGACGAGCTGGCGGACCTGCACCTCCTCCT encodes:
- the fliQ gene encoding flagellar biosynthesis protein FliQ, producing the protein MTTDMVVALSRQAIETALFLALPMLGVSLVVGVIISVLQAATQIQEMTLTFVPKILSMFIALLIAFPWMMDKMLNFTRELLMNIPTYIR
- a CDS encoding L,D-transpeptidase family protein codes for the protein MKRTGRVLALACFLLVLPCRWAAGEWTADIVDMEASPSRFVAVDKKAQSFALLSRQSPLRLLAAIPCATGQELGDKFKEGDLKTPEGVYFITRRKTAGLNYELYGDLAFPLNFPNPADVVRRKSGHGIWIHGRGHAIIPYETQGCVALSTPDIHRVDPELAEGMPVVIADEVRLGGEDTARLRDEARDVVAATVAWGKAWQDKSPAFFDFHDPEKFAITEGQPFASFKSHKERLFKALPWIQVTLSDIRALAGPDYWVTYFVQVYRSPTLISQGVKRLYWQRAADGRFRIIGMEYEEMPVTLADKGGVRAGKAASPDEKEADTRRPDSPSEEEVQVRQLVSAQQAAMEKVAQKAFHTLHLKPQPTPEDQAILEVAQTGAVRPGVSPFATDAMTPAPPPPVPAALAVAPPVPAVPAVVAAVAVAPAAPAAPVAPIPAVAVQAPAPPPAPAAQPAVVAAGPATAAPAASAKAAPVAPERAAEIAALMEGWRTAWEKGRLDDYMAYYADGARQGDLRGKDAIRRQKAGVWRGREPGRVGIEVVSIVADGDGFAVVCAEDYQGKGGRPSQGYKILSLVPSGRKLLIAKERWSRNRPDEARLAAASAPSAPVGAAATPAVPAAQPESKALAAAPAAPATTPSPAAQPVQAAAASAEAPTATPAPAPAAKAPAKADRTAEVAALVEAWRTAWESGRLGDYAGFYAEKAVQGTERGREAIRDQKAGLWKDKAPKRVALSDVRIKPRKDGFVVTCVQDYESRDGGSDRGVKTLYLAPAGNGFAIVEEKWSRL
- a CDS encoding sugar phosphate isomerase/epimerase family protein; this translates as MPRFYVNLNLRVADRDPALVSRHLDGGVAPELGLDPVLMDAKTPAWHADLARRLDEAGLARTLHLPFFDLQPGSADARIREASRDRLKAAMDTAQAYRPDRLVGHAAYNRFLYIRSFPDWAARAADTWAAVLSVWPGHPPLCLENTFETDPATVSGAVAALRERLPAGQAASVGACLDIGHWYSFAEGKSRDNLAAWIDALAPFLLHLHLHDNDGSFDQHLGPGQGEIPFEALFALLAARNLHPTVTFEPHSPAAFAAALAFTKRHQDYFGEE